CAGTCAAAATGTTAAGTTGTATAGTACCTGATGAGAGCCTCTCCATTGGTTATCTTGCCAGCTGGTTCGAATTGACCATTCTCCAAATTCACTCTGGAAACAGGCTTTTTTAGCAATTCTTCTCCGACTTTCACAAGGTTCTCAAGGTTTTCCTTGGTAGCAATATCCACAGATGATATTTGCTGAGAGAGTGTATCATCCTGCATAATTTTGAGCTTtgggtcatatatatatatagatgatttATGCTAGCTGTTCACCAAGTAAGATTTGAACAACAAATCTAAACCTGAATTCGGAGATAACTGTTTTCAGATTGAAGGGCTTGAAAAACGGTGGCAATATGAAAGTCGACCATGTCACTGCTTGCTTGCATGAAAATATCCACCAAAGGAGTAGAGTGCTCACTGGTCAACCATCCCAAAACTCCCCATTTAGCTGTCATATTAGCATGGTACTTCCCTTCTGATTTGGGTGAACCAGTCCCCAAAGATACAACCAGGAACCGAGCGTAGTCAGTGGGCTTTATTGGAAAAAATTCGGGATTCCCTCGAAGTATTTCTTTAGTCACTTCGTTCATAGCCACTAAAGTCTGAAAGAGCAACAAAATTCAGATTGTCACCAGTAATTCGAATAACGTAAATCTCATCATGTTAAAGTGAAATAAATATACCGGGTTATTAGCAGCAACCCCTCCATCGATAAGGTTGAATTCTTTTGTTTTGCCAGTGGAATCTTGGGTTTGAAAATGATGGGCAGGAAGGTAAGTAGGAGCTGCTGAAGTTGCAATGCAAATATCCGACAGTAAAGCATCGGTGCAAGGATGGCTTTTTACCTACACGAtggaaatttaataataaattccaGACAACACTAAAAAATGTATTATACAAAAATGAAACTTTTTCTTGCATTTGTTTCTATTCCATTACAAGTAGTAAATATTATAGTGAACCTCATAGGTGGAGAATATTCTTGGCTGGAGTTGCTTGATGTCAAAAGTTGGGATCACAACGTTAGTCAGGGTCTGGTGCAATTTAGTTTCTCCCAGCTTTTCCCTCACAATATCATGAAGATATTTACCGTCATATTTTGGTCCCATTAGTGATTTGACCACATTTGCAGCTGGTGCAAAAGGAGAACTGTGAAGTAACAAGACAAATCATCTTAATAATTACttcagaaattatttttattaattatattcatCTTGAAGAGATTTACAAAATAATGATTTACCTATCTTGGGGAAAGATTTTAGGGCAGTGTTCAAGGTAGAACTCATTGATATCTTTGGCAGCAAAAAGAGGGCGATTCTCTTTTTGGGATCTGGGGTAGTTAGCATGGCAGTGACGAGGCCACCAGTGCTCGTCCCagaaataatatcaaaataatcagCCAATCTCGCTTGCTCACCGTCCAGCTTCTGTATATAGCCAAAAACCCAAAATTCATAAGAAAAAAGCAACATATATGGATGATAAAAGCTCCAATCTAACCTTAACCAGGGAAGGATTAATGAGagattatatatatgcatgaatccCATTCCCAGCTATAGTaagcaagaaataaaaaaagcaaGTGATAGGTTAGCTACCTGAAGCTGAGACTCTAAAAAAGCAAGTAGAGTTCCAGGAATAAGCCCTCTGATACCCCCTCCATCAATGCTAAGAAGAGTAATCAAATTCCCATATGTGGGAGGTTGAAGAGGTGATCTCGGGCTATCTGTGAAGAAGTTGAATTTTGTAATAATATGTTTAGGAATTCCTTCCATGGAGGAAGATAAGAAACTTGTTATTAAGGTTTGTGAGAATGAGAAAGGATATGAACAACTGGTACAGCTATAAGTCATCATACTGTGGGGCATGCAAAGGGTTATTTATCGAGGCGTGGTTTGAAACTTTTAACAACGTTACAATAATCCTAATTCAATCACTTATCTTACCTTCCATTCGTAacatataacaaattaaaagtaGACTAGTAGGTTACACAATTTCTAAACCCTTCAAATATCACAATCACAAATTGCAAGTTTTTCTCTTATTTCATTACTTGTGTGGAATATGAAATCTtagggttaaatttttaaaagaaaatacgGATAAGAAGTCATCGAGGATGACTTTTAACTTTCAGACGTCAATCTGCCTATCAAACCATCACAAATTTGCTGATAATATGAGACCAATCAAAATTAAACTAAGAGCAGCAGCTAAGTTGTGAAAGTAAAACCGTGCAAGTttctaataatatatttaattatggatgtaatatttatcttaaaattattgaaaatttttaatctatttaaaaagaaaataaattttaatattataaagaattttgatttggtgggcaatttgatacataaattttgatttgttttaaccatatatatgaaattttaattgtgagtcgaaaaaatatatataactttaattATGATTCCATTACgcatctaaaaaaataaatacattaattttttttatatcggataaatataattatttgtatatgtaatatataaacataaaatgatgttatatcagtGATTGTATTAATAGTTTAAGAAATgcataaaatcaaaatatataaaattgtataTTAAACTAAAGATTTATCTCCCTTAAAAAATTAGAACAGAAATAAATAAAACGTATGTCAATTCCTCAAACTTTTTTGTGGAGTTAAAATTTTCCAATACCAAATAATAATCCATATTTCTTATAATTGTAGCTTCATTAATATCTATTTTTTGTTACTGTATCCTTAGATGCTACAGTATCAGTTTTAAAATCCCATGTTTCTTTGGAATTGGATCTTCGAAaaccaaattataaaatttgggaaatatttataatatttctataaacatttaaaaaaaatttaaaatttaaatttttttataattaaagcaaaaaataagtaaatagtagctgaattgataaaaattgtaaaagttaagaAGTTAAAGTTGTAATCATACCTAATTTTTAGTAGagttaaccaaaaaaattaacaaaaaggcTGATAACgtgtaatttgaaaaataaaagggccattttttgaagaaataaaaataaaagaactaaatcaaGCGCGAATACATGAGCATAGACCTTGGCcgctcaaaaattaaaaaaaaaagtactaTTCTACccatatacataataaaattataaattaatatttagtataaaattacactttgactcacaaataaaaaaaaattcatattaaattcctccaaaaatataaaatcataaattaacatataacaaaattataatttaacagttaaaaaaattataatttaattttaaaccccTAAAAAGTTTTTTGAATGTGGTAAGTATAATAACTATCCTTAAAGCTTTAA
The sequence above is drawn from the Gossypium hirsutum isolate 1008001.06 chromosome A05, Gossypium_hirsutum_v2.1, whole genome shotgun sequence genome and encodes:
- the LOC107958101 gene encoding patatin-like protein 2 (The RefSeq protein has 1 frameshift compared to this genomic sequence); this encodes MEGIPKHIITKFNFFTDSPRSPLQPPTYGNLITLLSIDGGGIRGLIPGTLLAFLESQLQKLDGEQARLADYFDIISGTSTGGLVTAMLTTPDPKKENRPLFAAKDINEFYLEHCPKIFPQDSSPFAPAANVVKSLMGPKYDGKYLHDIVREKLGETKLHQTLTNVVIPTFDIKQLQPRIFSTYEVKSHPCTDALLSDICIATSAAPTYLPAHHFQTQDSTGKTKEFNLIDGGVAANNPTLVAMNEVTKEILRGNPEFFPIKPTDYARFLVVSLGTGSPKSEGKYHANMTAKWGVLGWLTSEHSTPLVDIFMQASSDMVDFHIATVFQALQSENSYLRIQDDTLSQQISSVDIATKENLENLVKVGEELLKKPVSRVNLENGQFEPAGKITNGEALIRLAAVLSKEKQLRDMRSPLGKLAMKKNEECAHVNNTTT